The Arachis hypogaea cultivar Tifrunner chromosome 14, arahy.Tifrunner.gnm2.J5K5, whole genome shotgun sequence genome has a segment encoding these proteins:
- the LOC112741935 gene encoding protein ROOT HAIR DEFECTIVE 3 homolog 2 isoform X1: MKEEDDCCCTQLIDEKGNFNVDGLHSFITSTNFSHCALSYAVVSVMGPQSSGKSTLLNHLFHTNFREMDAFKGRFQTTKGIWIAKCVGIEPFTIAMDLEGTDGRERGEDDTAFEKQSALFALAISDVVLINMWCHDIGREHAANKPLLKTVFQAMMRLFSPRKTTLLFVIRDKTKTPFEHLEPILRDDIQKIWDAVPKPQAHKNTPLSEFFNVEVTALSSYEDKEDKFITEVAQLRKRFFHSISPGGLAGDRRGAVPASGFSISAQNIWKVIRENKDLDLPAHKVMVATVRCEEIADEKFSRLCSDKVWLALEKAVQQGPVRGFGEKLSSIIDAYLSQYDAEAMFFDEGVRNAKRQHLLSKALDFVFPAYSTMLGHLRSKALDSFKIKLEQSLNSGKGFAAAVRMWTRSSMLEFDKGSADAAVRQASWDASRVRDKLRRDIDSHAMSVRDAKLSAIMNNFEEQLAKALVDPVECIFETGEKDTWPSIRKLLKRETEAVVSEFLSSISGFELDEETTERMQQSLRDYARKLVENKARDEAGKILILMKDRFSTVFNHDNNSIPRVWTGKEDIKIITQEARTVSLNLLSDMAAIRLDERPDQIDSILRSALMDGTVSVASSRRGVSTDPLASSTWEEVPPKDTLLTPVQCKSLWRQFQKETEYTVAQAISAQEAYKRNNNWLPPAWAILAMVVLGFNEFMLLLKNPLYLLVTFVVFVLGKAIWVNMNIEGEFRNGTLAGILSISSRFLPAVMNLMKRLTEDAQGFTSPEGMRNS; this comes from the exons ATGAAGGAAGAAGATGATTGTTGTTGCACTCAACTCATCGATGAGAAAGGTAACTTCAACGTTGATGGCCTCCACAGCTTCATCACCAGCACTAACTTCTCTCACTGTGCCCTTTCTTATGCCGTCGTTTCTGTCATGGGTCCTCAAAGTAGCG GAAAGAGCACCTTACTCAATCATCTTTTCCACACAAATTTCAGAGAGATGGATGCATTTAAGGGAAG ATTTCAAACGACCAAGGGGATTTGGATAGCCAAATGTGTTGGGATTGAACCATTCACAATTGCTATGGATTTAGAGGGTACTGATGGAAGAGAGAGGGGTGAG GATGATACCGCTTTTGAGAAACAGAGTGCTCTTTTTGCTTTGGCAATATCTGACGTCGTTTTGATAAACAT GTGGTGTCATGATATAGGCCGGGAACATGCTGCGAACAAACCACTTTTGAAAACAGTTTTTCAG GCCATGATGCGTTTATTCAGCCCGCGCAAGACTACGTTACTTTTTGTCATTCGTGATAAAACAAAG ACCCCATTTGAGCATCTGGAGCCTATTCTAAGAGATGATATCCAAAAG ATTTGGGATGCAGTACCAAAACCACAAGCTCATAAAAATACTCCTCTTAGTGAATTCTTTAAT GTGGAGGTTACTGCTTTGTCAAGCTATGAGGACAAGGAGGATAAATTTATAACAGAG GTTGCTCAATTGCGGAAGCGTTTCTTTCATTCTATATCACCTGGAGGTCTTGCTGGCGATCGGCGTGGTGCTGTGCCAGCTTCTGGATTTTCTATTAGTGCACAGAATATATGGAAAGTCATACGAGAGAATAAGGATCTTGATCTTCCAGCTCATAAG GTGATGGTTGCCACCGTGCGTTGTGAAGAGATAGCTGATGAAAAGTTTAGCCGCTTGTGCTCTGATAAG GTTTGGTTGGCATTGGAGAAAGCTGTTCAACAAGGTCCAGTACGTGGTTTTGGGGAAAAGCTGAGCTCAATTATTGATGCCTATCTATCACA ATATGATGCAGAGGCAATGTTCTTTGATGAAGGTGTGCGAAATGCAAAACGGCAGCATTTGCTGTCCAAGGCACTTGAT TTTGTGTTCCCTGCCTATTCAACAATGTTGGGCCATCTACGTTCTAAAGCTCTAGATAGTTTCAAGATTAAATTGGAACAATCACTAAACAGTGGAAAAGGTTTTGCTGCCGCTGTTCGCATGTGGACTCGATCATCTATGCTTGAGTTTGACAAAGGATCTGCTG ATGCTGCTGTAAGACAGGCTAGCTGGGATGCTTCCAGAGTGCGAGACAAACTTCGTCGCGATATTGATTCACATGCTATGTCTGTGCGCGATGCAAAATTATCTGCAATAATGAATAATTTTGAG GAACAACTGGCCAAGGCCTTGGTTGATCCTGTGGAGTGCATATTTGAAACTGGGGAAAAGGATACCTGGCCTTCAATTCGAAAACTTCTTAAACGTGAGACTGAAGCTGTTGTATCTGAATTTCTGTCTTccatttctggttttgagcttgATGAAGAAACAACTGAAAGAATGCAACAAAGCTTAAGGGACTATGCAAGAAAACTGGTGGAGAACAAAGCAAGAGATGAAGCTGGGAAGATTCTTATTCTCATGAAAGATAG GTTCTCTACTGTCTTCAATCATGACAATAATTCAATCCCTAGAGTTTGGACTGGGAAGgaagatattaaaattattaCACAGGAAGCTCGCACAGTG TCCCTTAACCTTCTATCGGATATGGCTGCCATACGCTTGGATGAGAGGCCAGATCAAATTGACAGTATACTCCGTTCAGCTCTCATGGATGGAACTGTTTCTGTTGCATCTTCAAGGAGAGGAGTTTCTACTGATCCACTGGCCTCAAGCACATGGGAGGAG GTTCCTCCAAAAGATACACTTCTCACTCCAGTGCAATGCAAGTCTCTGTGGAGGCAGTTCCAGAAAGAGACAGAGTATACAGTTGCTCAAGCTATTTCGGCTCAG GAGGCGTACAAGCGAAACAACAATTGGTTACCGCCTGCTTGGGCTATACTGGCAATGGTTGTTCTTGGTTTTAATGAATTTATGCTGCTTCTAAA AAATCCGCTTTACTTGCTGGTTACGTTTGTTGTCTTTGTACTTGGGAAGGCCATTTGGGTGAACATGAATATAGAAGGAGAGTTTCGAAATGGCACT CTTGCTGGGATACTATCGATTTCATCGAGGTTTCTTCCCGCTGTTATGAACCTTATGAAACGTCTCACTGAAGATGCTCAAGGATTTACATCGCCTGAAGGAATGAGAAATTCTTGA
- the LOC112741935 gene encoding protein ROOT HAIR DEFECTIVE 3 homolog 2 isoform X2, with product MKEEDDCCCTQLIDEKGNFNVDGLHSFITSTNFSHCALSYAVVSVMGPQSSGKSTLLNHLFHTNFREMDAFKGRFQTTKGIWIAKCVGIEPFTIAMDLEGTDGRERGEDDTAFEKQSALFALAISDVVLINMWCHDIGREHAANKPLLKTVFQAMMRLFSPRKTTLLFVIRDKTKTPFEHLEPILRDDIQKIWDAVPKPQAHKNTPLSEFFNVAQLRKRFFHSISPGGLAGDRRGAVPASGFSISAQNIWKVIRENKDLDLPAHKVMVATVRCEEIADEKFSRLCSDKVWLALEKAVQQGPVRGFGEKLSSIIDAYLSQYDAEAMFFDEGVRNAKRQHLLSKALDFVFPAYSTMLGHLRSKALDSFKIKLEQSLNSGKGFAAAVRMWTRSSMLEFDKGSADAAVRQASWDASRVRDKLRRDIDSHAMSVRDAKLSAIMNNFEEQLAKALVDPVECIFETGEKDTWPSIRKLLKRETEAVVSEFLSSISGFELDEETTERMQQSLRDYARKLVENKARDEAGKILILMKDRFSTVFNHDNNSIPRVWTGKEDIKIITQEARTVSLNLLSDMAAIRLDERPDQIDSILRSALMDGTVSVASSRRGVSTDPLASSTWEEVPPKDTLLTPVQCKSLWRQFQKETEYTVAQAISAQEAYKRNNNWLPPAWAILAMVVLGFNEFMLLLKNPLYLLVTFVVFVLGKAIWVNMNIEGEFRNGTLAGILSISSRFLPAVMNLMKRLTEDAQGFTSPEGMRNS from the exons ATGAAGGAAGAAGATGATTGTTGTTGCACTCAACTCATCGATGAGAAAGGTAACTTCAACGTTGATGGCCTCCACAGCTTCATCACCAGCACTAACTTCTCTCACTGTGCCCTTTCTTATGCCGTCGTTTCTGTCATGGGTCCTCAAAGTAGCG GAAAGAGCACCTTACTCAATCATCTTTTCCACACAAATTTCAGAGAGATGGATGCATTTAAGGGAAG ATTTCAAACGACCAAGGGGATTTGGATAGCCAAATGTGTTGGGATTGAACCATTCACAATTGCTATGGATTTAGAGGGTACTGATGGAAGAGAGAGGGGTGAG GATGATACCGCTTTTGAGAAACAGAGTGCTCTTTTTGCTTTGGCAATATCTGACGTCGTTTTGATAAACAT GTGGTGTCATGATATAGGCCGGGAACATGCTGCGAACAAACCACTTTTGAAAACAGTTTTTCAG GCCATGATGCGTTTATTCAGCCCGCGCAAGACTACGTTACTTTTTGTCATTCGTGATAAAACAAAG ACCCCATTTGAGCATCTGGAGCCTATTCTAAGAGATGATATCCAAAAG ATTTGGGATGCAGTACCAAAACCACAAGCTCATAAAAATACTCCTCTTAGTGAATTCTTTAAT GTTGCTCAATTGCGGAAGCGTTTCTTTCATTCTATATCACCTGGAGGTCTTGCTGGCGATCGGCGTGGTGCTGTGCCAGCTTCTGGATTTTCTATTAGTGCACAGAATATATGGAAAGTCATACGAGAGAATAAGGATCTTGATCTTCCAGCTCATAAG GTGATGGTTGCCACCGTGCGTTGTGAAGAGATAGCTGATGAAAAGTTTAGCCGCTTGTGCTCTGATAAG GTTTGGTTGGCATTGGAGAAAGCTGTTCAACAAGGTCCAGTACGTGGTTTTGGGGAAAAGCTGAGCTCAATTATTGATGCCTATCTATCACA ATATGATGCAGAGGCAATGTTCTTTGATGAAGGTGTGCGAAATGCAAAACGGCAGCATTTGCTGTCCAAGGCACTTGAT TTTGTGTTCCCTGCCTATTCAACAATGTTGGGCCATCTACGTTCTAAAGCTCTAGATAGTTTCAAGATTAAATTGGAACAATCACTAAACAGTGGAAAAGGTTTTGCTGCCGCTGTTCGCATGTGGACTCGATCATCTATGCTTGAGTTTGACAAAGGATCTGCTG ATGCTGCTGTAAGACAGGCTAGCTGGGATGCTTCCAGAGTGCGAGACAAACTTCGTCGCGATATTGATTCACATGCTATGTCTGTGCGCGATGCAAAATTATCTGCAATAATGAATAATTTTGAG GAACAACTGGCCAAGGCCTTGGTTGATCCTGTGGAGTGCATATTTGAAACTGGGGAAAAGGATACCTGGCCTTCAATTCGAAAACTTCTTAAACGTGAGACTGAAGCTGTTGTATCTGAATTTCTGTCTTccatttctggttttgagcttgATGAAGAAACAACTGAAAGAATGCAACAAAGCTTAAGGGACTATGCAAGAAAACTGGTGGAGAACAAAGCAAGAGATGAAGCTGGGAAGATTCTTATTCTCATGAAAGATAG GTTCTCTACTGTCTTCAATCATGACAATAATTCAATCCCTAGAGTTTGGACTGGGAAGgaagatattaaaattattaCACAGGAAGCTCGCACAGTG TCCCTTAACCTTCTATCGGATATGGCTGCCATACGCTTGGATGAGAGGCCAGATCAAATTGACAGTATACTCCGTTCAGCTCTCATGGATGGAACTGTTTCTGTTGCATCTTCAAGGAGAGGAGTTTCTACTGATCCACTGGCCTCAAGCACATGGGAGGAG GTTCCTCCAAAAGATACACTTCTCACTCCAGTGCAATGCAAGTCTCTGTGGAGGCAGTTCCAGAAAGAGACAGAGTATACAGTTGCTCAAGCTATTTCGGCTCAG GAGGCGTACAAGCGAAACAACAATTGGTTACCGCCTGCTTGGGCTATACTGGCAATGGTTGTTCTTGGTTTTAATGAATTTATGCTGCTTCTAAA AAATCCGCTTTACTTGCTGGTTACGTTTGTTGTCTTTGTACTTGGGAAGGCCATTTGGGTGAACATGAATATAGAAGGAGAGTTTCGAAATGGCACT CTTGCTGGGATACTATCGATTTCATCGAGGTTTCTTCCCGCTGTTATGAACCTTATGAAACGTCTCACTGAAGATGCTCAAGGATTTACATCGCCTGAAGGAATGAGAAATTCTTGA
- the LOC112741935 gene encoding protein ROOT HAIR DEFECTIVE 3 homolog 2 isoform X3: protein MEERGVSSSCMPQLHHSCFCGFKPNIQDDTAFEKQSALFALAISDVVLINMWCHDIGREHAANKPLLKTVFQAMMRLFSPRKTTLLFVIRDKTKTPFEHLEPILRDDIQKIWDAVPKPQAHKNTPLSEFFNVEVTALSSYEDKEDKFITEVAQLRKRFFHSISPGGLAGDRRGAVPASGFSISAQNIWKVIRENKDLDLPAHKVMVATVRCEEIADEKFSRLCSDKVWLALEKAVQQGPVRGFGEKLSSIIDAYLSQYDAEAMFFDEGVRNAKRQHLLSKALDFVFPAYSTMLGHLRSKALDSFKIKLEQSLNSGKGFAAAVRMWTRSSMLEFDKGSADAAVRQASWDASRVRDKLRRDIDSHAMSVRDAKLSAIMNNFEEQLAKALVDPVECIFETGEKDTWPSIRKLLKRETEAVVSEFLSSISGFELDEETTERMQQSLRDYARKLVENKARDEAGKILILMKDRFSTVFNHDNNSIPRVWTGKEDIKIITQEARTVSLNLLSDMAAIRLDERPDQIDSILRSALMDGTVSVASSRRGVSTDPLASSTWEEVPPKDTLLTPVQCKSLWRQFQKETEYTVAQAISAQEAYKRNNNWLPPAWAILAMVVLGFNEFMLLLKNPLYLLVTFVVFVLGKAIWVNMNIEGEFRNGTLAGILSISSRFLPAVMNLMKRLTEDAQGFTSPEGMRNS from the exons ATGGAAGAGAGAGGGGTGAG CTCATCATGCATGCCACAACTCCATCACTCCTGTTTTTGTGGTTTTAAACCTAACATACAGGATGATACCGCTTTTGAGAAACAGAGTGCTCTTTTTGCTTTGGCAATATCTGACGTCGTTTTGATAAACAT GTGGTGTCATGATATAGGCCGGGAACATGCTGCGAACAAACCACTTTTGAAAACAGTTTTTCAG GCCATGATGCGTTTATTCAGCCCGCGCAAGACTACGTTACTTTTTGTCATTCGTGATAAAACAAAG ACCCCATTTGAGCATCTGGAGCCTATTCTAAGAGATGATATCCAAAAG ATTTGGGATGCAGTACCAAAACCACAAGCTCATAAAAATACTCCTCTTAGTGAATTCTTTAAT GTGGAGGTTACTGCTTTGTCAAGCTATGAGGACAAGGAGGATAAATTTATAACAGAG GTTGCTCAATTGCGGAAGCGTTTCTTTCATTCTATATCACCTGGAGGTCTTGCTGGCGATCGGCGTGGTGCTGTGCCAGCTTCTGGATTTTCTATTAGTGCACAGAATATATGGAAAGTCATACGAGAGAATAAGGATCTTGATCTTCCAGCTCATAAG GTGATGGTTGCCACCGTGCGTTGTGAAGAGATAGCTGATGAAAAGTTTAGCCGCTTGTGCTCTGATAAG GTTTGGTTGGCATTGGAGAAAGCTGTTCAACAAGGTCCAGTACGTGGTTTTGGGGAAAAGCTGAGCTCAATTATTGATGCCTATCTATCACA ATATGATGCAGAGGCAATGTTCTTTGATGAAGGTGTGCGAAATGCAAAACGGCAGCATTTGCTGTCCAAGGCACTTGAT TTTGTGTTCCCTGCCTATTCAACAATGTTGGGCCATCTACGTTCTAAAGCTCTAGATAGTTTCAAGATTAAATTGGAACAATCACTAAACAGTGGAAAAGGTTTTGCTGCCGCTGTTCGCATGTGGACTCGATCATCTATGCTTGAGTTTGACAAAGGATCTGCTG ATGCTGCTGTAAGACAGGCTAGCTGGGATGCTTCCAGAGTGCGAGACAAACTTCGTCGCGATATTGATTCACATGCTATGTCTGTGCGCGATGCAAAATTATCTGCAATAATGAATAATTTTGAG GAACAACTGGCCAAGGCCTTGGTTGATCCTGTGGAGTGCATATTTGAAACTGGGGAAAAGGATACCTGGCCTTCAATTCGAAAACTTCTTAAACGTGAGACTGAAGCTGTTGTATCTGAATTTCTGTCTTccatttctggttttgagcttgATGAAGAAACAACTGAAAGAATGCAACAAAGCTTAAGGGACTATGCAAGAAAACTGGTGGAGAACAAAGCAAGAGATGAAGCTGGGAAGATTCTTATTCTCATGAAAGATAG GTTCTCTACTGTCTTCAATCATGACAATAATTCAATCCCTAGAGTTTGGACTGGGAAGgaagatattaaaattattaCACAGGAAGCTCGCACAGTG TCCCTTAACCTTCTATCGGATATGGCTGCCATACGCTTGGATGAGAGGCCAGATCAAATTGACAGTATACTCCGTTCAGCTCTCATGGATGGAACTGTTTCTGTTGCATCTTCAAGGAGAGGAGTTTCTACTGATCCACTGGCCTCAAGCACATGGGAGGAG GTTCCTCCAAAAGATACACTTCTCACTCCAGTGCAATGCAAGTCTCTGTGGAGGCAGTTCCAGAAAGAGACAGAGTATACAGTTGCTCAAGCTATTTCGGCTCAG GAGGCGTACAAGCGAAACAACAATTGGTTACCGCCTGCTTGGGCTATACTGGCAATGGTTGTTCTTGGTTTTAATGAATTTATGCTGCTTCTAAA AAATCCGCTTTACTTGCTGGTTACGTTTGTTGTCTTTGTACTTGGGAAGGCCATTTGGGTGAACATGAATATAGAAGGAGAGTTTCGAAATGGCACT CTTGCTGGGATACTATCGATTTCATCGAGGTTTCTTCCCGCTGTTATGAACCTTATGAAACGTCTCACTGAAGATGCTCAAGGATTTACATCGCCTGAAGGAATGAGAAATTCTTGA
- the LOC112740360 gene encoding polygalacturonase yields the protein MNPASKSTPIIIIIPLLVTVILLYCMPNAAAATFNVLNFGAKADGRTDSAKAFTGAWAQACASTQPASIVVPPGRFLVGSITFSGQCANKAISFEIQGTLVAPSDYNILGKNGNWIVFEHVDGVSIRGGLLDGQGTALWNCKNSGKGSCPSGATTLLFSNSNNIFISGLSSLNSQLFHIVINVCQNVMVQGVSVTAAGNSPNTDGIHVQGSSHVTILSSKIRTGDDCISIGPGTTNLWIENIACGPGHGISIGSLGKELKEAGVQNVTVKTVTFTGTQNGVRIKSWGRPSTGFVRDVIFQDAIMVNAQNPILIDQNYCPDNEGCPGQASGVKISDVTYKNINGTSATEVAVNFGCSPKNPCSGIKLENVKLTYKNQVAQASCVHAAGTTLGSVQPENCL from the exons ATGAACCCAGCATCAAAATCTActcccattattattattattcctctTCTTGTTACTGTGATCTTACTTTATTGTATGCCAAATGCTGCGGCAGCCACATTCAATGTGCTCAACTTTGGAGCCAAGGCGGACGGCCGCACGGACTCTGCCAAGGCTTTTACCGGTGCTTGGGCCCAGGCATGCGCCTCGACGCAGCCTGCTTCCATAGTGGTGCCGCCAGGCAGATTCTTGGTTGGCAGCATCACCTTCAGCGGCCAATGTGCCAACAAGGCAATCTCATTTGAGATCCAGGGCACCTTGGTAGCTCCCTCTGATTACAATATTTTAGGAAAAAACGGCAACTGGATAGTGTTCGAGCACGTTGACGGCGTATCCATTCGCGGCGGCTTGCTTGATGGCCAAGGCACTGCCCTCTGGAATTGCAAGAACTCCGGCAAGGGTAGCTGCCCATCCGGAGCCACG ACACTGCTGTTCAGCAACTCCAACAACATTTTCATTAGTGGATTGAGCTCATTGAACAGCCAATTGTTCCACATAGTCATCAACGTATGCCAGAACGTTATGGTACAAGGCGTCTCTGTCACCGCCGCAGGAAACAGCCCTAACACCGACGGCATCCACGTCCAAGGCTCCTCCCACGTCACTATCCTCAGCTCCAAGATCCGCACCGGCGACGACTGCATCTCCATCGGTCCTGGCACCACAAACTTGTGGATTGAAAACATAGCATGTGGTCCTGGCCATGGAATTAG CATTGGGAGCTTGGGAAAGGAACTGAAGGAGGCTGGTGTACAAAATGTGACGGTTAAAACGGTTACATTCACCGGGACTCAAAACGGAGTAAGAATAAAGAGTTGGGGTAGACCCAGCACAGGATTTGTGAGAGACGTCATTTTCCAAGACGCAATCATGGTCAACGCTCAAAATCCCATTCTCATTGACCAGAATTACTGCCCGGACAACGAGGGCTGCCCCGGTCAG gCCTCTGGAGTGAAGATCAGTGATGTtacatacaaaaatattaatggaACATCAGCGACAGAGGTAGCTGTGAATTTTGGTTGTAGTCCAAAGAACCCATGCAGTGGCATAAAGTTGGAAAATGTGAAGCTCACCTACAAGAACCAAGTTGCTCAAGCTTCTTGCGTCCATGCCGCTGGAACCACGTTGGGTTCAGTTCAACCAGAGAACTgtttataa